GACGGCATGGGCGCGTTCGCGGACCGCGACGGCGGTGCCCGGCTCGTCCGCAACCACGAGTGCAGCCCGACCGCGGCGATCAAGGTCGTCGCGCCCGCCGAGCGGACCTATGACCCGGCCGGTGCCGGCGGCACGAGCACGGTGGTGGTGAACCGGCACAGCGCGGCGACGAAGGAGTTCGTCAGCCTCGGCGGTACGGCGATCAACTGCTCGGGCGGCATCACCCCGTGGCGGACCTGGCTGACCTGTGAGGAGACCGAGCTCAAGGCCGGTGAGAGCGGCTACACCAAGGACCACGGCTTCATCTTCGAGGTCGACCCGTACGACGACCGCCGCAACGTGAACCCGACTCCGCTGAAGCCGATGGGGCGGTTCCAGCACGAGGCGGTCGCCATCGACCCGTCGACCGGCATCGTGTACGAGACCGAGGACGCGTTCATCGCGCCGCTCGGCGGCTTCTACCGGTTCCTGCCGAACCGCCCGCGCGGCGGCTGGGGCTCGCTGCGCGCCGGTGGCGAGCTGCAGGCGATGCACATCCCGGATCTGCCGGACCTGTCGGTGGTCCAGGAGGCCGGCACGCTGTTCCACGGCGTGCAGTGGGTGAAGGTGCCGGATCCGCTGGCGACGACGGAGTCGGTCCGGGCGCAGGACTACGCCAAGCCGATCACCGGTGGCTACAAGCTCGAGGGCTGCTGGTGGGGGACCCGGGATCGCTGCGTGTACTTCGTCTCGTCGTTCGCCCGGACCGAGCTCGGCCCGAAGGTGAACCACGACGGGCAGGTCTGGCGGTTCGACCCACGGAAGAAGACCCTGCGCCTCGAGGTGATCTTCACCCGGCCTTCGCCCGGCTCCGACGACCCCGAGTTCGACGCGCCCGACAACATCACGATGTCGCCGTACGGCGGGCTGATGATGTGCGAGGACGGACTCGGCGAGCAGCACATCCTCGGCACCACGGAGGACGGCGAGGTCTTCAAGTTCGCCCGCAACCGCGTCAACAACGGCACCCCGGAGGAGCCGGAGTACGGCGAACTGGCCGGAGCCGGCTTCTCCGCGGACGGCCGGACGATGTTCTTCAACGTCTACACACCCGGTATCACGTACGCCGTCACCGGCCCGTGGCGCCGTCGGCGGTAAGCACCTTCGTCGAGTGAACGCCCGGCTCGCGATCGGGTCTGAACAGTCGCGAGCCGGGCCGACCTTGCCTCCTACTGGGACCTTCTACTGGGGAACTTCTACTGGGCGACTTTGAACAGGTCGTCCAGCTGGGTGTTGAGCTTCGTCAGCGAGCTGATCGGCGAACTGCCGATGTAGACGGCGTCGAGGCGCGGTGCCATCAGGGCCGCGATATCGGCCGCGTTCGTCGTCACCGGGAACAGGAACGTCGTCTTGTCCACGACCTGCTGGGTGAACGGGGAGACGTCGAGCTTGCGCTCGGACTTGTTGTAGGCGATCGCCAGGTCGGTGCCGGCCGGTCTGGCCGGGAACACGACGCCGGACTGGCCGATGATGTTCTGGCATTCCTCGCCGGACAGGAACTTGACCCACTTCGCGGCATTCTCGGGCTGCTTCGACAGCGTGGTGACCGAGTCGGCCAGGCCGTTGAACATCGACGCCCGCTTGCCGCTCGGCCCGATCGGGGTCGGCGCCAGCCCGATGTCCAGCTTCTTACCGGCGGCGTCGGTGAGCTTCGTGAAGCTGGAGATCATCCACGACCCGCTGAGGCCCATGGCCGCCGTACCCGACTGGATCTGCTTGTCGGTCCCGATCGCGTTCGCCCCGCCGATCTCCTCGTAGCTGGGCATGTAGCCCTTCTGCACCAGGCCGAAGTACCAGCTCAGCGTGTCCTGGAGGGCCGGCTGGTCCAGGTTGAACTTCGTGCCCCACGGGTTCTTGTCGGTTGCTTGCCAGCCCGCGCTGCCGGTGAACGCCGACCACTGCGTCTGGCCCCAGCCACCGCCGCCGGAGCCCTCGGAGCCGAGACCGTGCGTCTTGACGTGCGTCTTGTCGAAGCCCGGCTCGTCGCCCCGGACGCCCTTCTCGTCGATGGTGAGATGTGCGATGAGCTTCTCGAACGTGCCGCCGTCCTGGGGGTTCCAGGTAAGGGTCTGCAGTTCGGCAGGATCCACGCCGGCCGCTTTGATCGCGGCAGCGTCGTAGAAGATGGCGATCGTGTCCCAGTCCTTCGGGGCGCCGTACCGCTTGCCGTCCTGGCCCTTCCACAGTTCCGCCAGACCCGGCTGGTAGTCGCCGTCCTCGATGTCGCTGGTCGGGCCGAGGTCGTCGAGCGGGCGGAGGACCTTCAGATCGACGTACTGGGCGAACTTCGACAGGTGGTCGGTGAAGACGTCGGGCGCGGTGTCGGCGATGAAGCCCGCGGTGAGCTTGGACCAGTAGGCGTCCCAGCCGTACTGCGAGATATGGATCTTCAGGCCGGGATTGGCCTGCGCGAACGCGTCGGCGCACTTCTGGTAGCCCGGCTGCTGGGCCGAGTCCCACAGCCAGTACTCGATGGTGCCGTTCGCGCTGCTGCCGGTCGTGCCGCCGCAGGCGGTCAAGGCCCCCGCGGTGAGCAGGGCGATCGCGGTGCGGATCCGTTGCCGGAAGGTGATCATGCCGGGCTCCTCACTTGATCCCGCTGAAGCCGATGGAGTTGACGATGCGCTTCGCGAAGAGCATGAAGAGCAGGAGCATCGGAAGGGCGGCGACGAGGGTGGCGGCCATCAGGCCGGACCAGTCGGGGCCGGTCTGCGGCGTCTGGGACTTGAAGACGCCGAGCGCGACGGTGAGGACGCGCGACTTGTCGGTGTAGCTCACCATCAGGGCCCAGAAGTACTCGTTCCACGCCGCGATGTAGGTGAGGATCGCCAGCGTCGTGATCGGGGCCATCGACATCGGAATGATGAGCCGGAAGAACACCCTGACCTTGGAAGCGCCGTCCATCAGCGCTGCCTCCTCCACCTCGCGGGAGATCCCGAGGAAGAACTGGCGCAGGAAGAACACTGCGAACGGCGTCATG
This Kribbella sp. NBC_00482 DNA region includes the following protein-coding sequences:
- a CDS encoding alkaline phosphatase PhoX, whose amino-acid sequence is MSVHENPLSRRQFVARAAAAGVAVSVAGSVEALYTAQPALGTSGPKIGYGPLIEDPDGMLDLPRGFSYKVLSREGTVRPDGLQTPSRFDGMGAFADRDGGARLVRNHECSPTAAIKVVAPAERTYDPAGAGGTSTVVVNRHSAATKEFVSLGGTAINCSGGITPWRTWLTCEETELKAGESGYTKDHGFIFEVDPYDDRRNVNPTPLKPMGRFQHEAVAIDPSTGIVYETEDAFIAPLGGFYRFLPNRPRGGWGSLRAGGELQAMHIPDLPDLSVVQEAGTLFHGVQWVKVPDPLATTESVRAQDYAKPITGGYKLEGCWWGTRDRCVYFVSSFARTELGPKVNHDGQVWRFDPRKKTLRLEVIFTRPSPGSDDPEFDAPDNITMSPYGGLMMCEDGLGEQHILGTTEDGEVFKFARNRVNNGTPEEPEYGELAGAGFSADGRTMFFNVYTPGITYAVTGPWRRRR
- a CDS encoding ABC transporter substrate-binding protein yields the protein MITFRQRIRTAIALLTAGALTACGGTTGSSANGTIEYWLWDSAQQPGYQKCADAFAQANPGLKIHISQYGWDAYWSKLTAGFIADTAPDVFTDHLSKFAQYVDLKVLRPLDDLGPTSDIEDGDYQPGLAELWKGQDGKRYGAPKDWDTIAIFYDAAAIKAAGVDPAELQTLTWNPQDGGTFEKLIAHLTIDEKGVRGDEPGFDKTHVKTHGLGSEGSGGGGWGQTQWSAFTGSAGWQATDKNPWGTKFNLDQPALQDTLSWYFGLVQKGYMPSYEEIGGANAIGTDKQIQSGTAAMGLSGSWMISSFTKLTDAAGKKLDIGLAPTPIGPSGKRASMFNGLADSVTTLSKQPENAAKWVKFLSGEECQNIIGQSGVVFPARPAGTDLAIAYNKSERKLDVSPFTQQVVDKTTFLFPVTTNAADIAALMAPRLDAVYIGSSPISSLTKLNTQLDDLFKVAQ